A genomic stretch from Vibrio coralliilyticus includes:
- a CDS encoding H-NS family nucleoid-associated regulatory protein: MESITKLMSRRNLRAAIKKDSVTHEQLEKFINLLMEEAEPLKKAEEEARAKKEEQDRLIDEMIKKIHDADISTRDFVSRLELGQTAGRKNKRTVQPKYKYTDGGVEKTWTGQGRTPAAMEEQMSSSGKTLDDFLITS, encoded by the coding sequence ATGGAAAGTATTACGAAATTAATGTCACGCAGGAACCTGCGTGCAGCGATTAAAAAAGACAGTGTCACGCACGAACAATTAGAGAAATTCATCAACCTGTTAATGGAAGAGGCGGAGCCACTCAAGAAAGCTGAAGAGGAAGCGAGAGCTAAGAAAGAAGAGCAGGATCGTCTTATCGACGAAATGATTAAGAAAATTCATGATGCCGATATTTCCACTCGTGATTTTGTGTCGAGATTAGAGCTGGGCCAAACGGCAGGAAGAAAAAATAAACGCACTGTCCAACCAAAATACAAATATACGGATGGCGGCGTTGAAAAGACATGGACCGGACAAGGTAGAACACCCGCTGCTATGGAAGAGCAAATGAGTAGCTCCGGAAAGACATTAGATGATTTTCTGATCACCTCTTAA
- a CDS encoding EAL domain-containing protein: MIDHSERIINAISNRDMQAALQPVVNVSTGRYHSFEALARLAAIETSNLIQVSEKCQLGHIVSLQTLEVSLIATSGRNLAINFNLSPDQLSRPEMVDKVLALIDKYDYPPNLLTIELTEQPCESNQLLMAAIVPLAHKGINLSLDDFGVGSQNIARALELPINQLKIDRSLISDIDKKSFKQDVVEAIIKIARSSNVEVIAEGVETRNECEFLMSIGAVLQQGYYHAMPKLFPYRLNETDDLLVDPSHLEEQWRTQMLA; this comes from the coding sequence ATGATAGATCATAGCGAACGTATCATAAACGCCATCTCAAACAGAGATATGCAGGCCGCGCTACAACCTGTGGTTAATGTATCAACTGGCCGTTATCACTCATTTGAGGCTCTAGCTCGTCTTGCGGCCATTGAAACTTCCAATTTAATTCAAGTATCAGAAAAGTGTCAGTTGGGACACATTGTAAGCCTTCAAACTCTAGAAGTAAGCCTCATTGCAACAAGTGGAAGGAACTTAGCGATAAACTTCAACCTTTCCCCAGATCAACTTAGTCGGCCTGAAATGGTCGATAAGGTACTAGCATTAATTGATAAGTACGACTATCCACCAAATTTGTTAACCATTGAACTCACTGAGCAACCTTGTGAGTCCAATCAACTGCTCATGGCGGCTATTGTTCCATTGGCACACAAAGGAATAAATCTGAGTCTGGATGACTTTGGGGTTGGTAGTCAAAATATAGCGCGTGCGCTTGAGTTGCCGATCAATCAACTAAAAATTGACCGCTCCTTAATATCAGATATTGATAAAAAATCTTTCAAGCAAGATGTTGTGGAAGCAATTATAAAAATAGCACGAAGTTCAAACGTGGAAGTGATCGCAGAGGGTGTGGAAACACGCAATGAGTGTGAGTTTCTTATGTCCATAGGGGCAGTTTTACAACAAGGCTACTATCATGCAATGCCGAAGCTGTTTCCCTACAGGCTGAATGAAACAGATGATTTACTTGTTGACCCTTCCCACCTGGAAGAACAGTGGAGGACACAAATGCTTGCGTAA
- a CDS encoding ThiF family adenylyltransferase: MNSFTIKNGDVLQKKLSKHFSGLPKLASYRKDSCQTGQWSLKRFTHRPVKGYFSALSEEGEGVALLKDGETWMSLTPLEIESHLMAHHSAKGRVVVVGLGLGMIALSILRKASVKQLTIIDIDDTLLKSFPDILDDSERQYVLENIKTGRLRMVCADCRAALPVDLVADLRGVDYLWIDIWPELGTEQAYHDAIRLQSQLRAKCVDYWGIELHLCQSFASSCDVKPTQLGNRMARLKNHFAKVVETHPMPISAKTLDKRAFNVYFEICILVSMNLRDTLGSRMGY; encoded by the coding sequence ATGAACTCATTTACCATTAAAAATGGCGATGTTTTGCAAAAAAAGCTAAGTAAGCACTTTTCAGGGTTGCCTAAACTAGCTAGCTATCGAAAGGATTCTTGCCAAACAGGGCAATGGTCACTCAAACGTTTTACTCATCGCCCAGTAAAGGGTTACTTCAGTGCCTTATCTGAGGAAGGTGAAGGAGTAGCACTTCTAAAAGATGGCGAAACATGGATGTCATTAACACCTCTAGAGATTGAGTCGCACTTAATGGCGCACCACTCAGCAAAAGGGCGGGTAGTTGTCGTTGGGTTGGGGTTGGGAATGATAGCCTTAAGTATCTTGCGCAAAGCTAGTGTAAAACAGCTAACGATTATTGATATCGATGATACATTGTTGAAAAGCTTCCCTGATATACTTGATGATTCAGAACGTCAATACGTTTTGGAGAATATTAAAACTGGAAGATTGCGAATGGTTTGTGCTGATTGTCGCGCAGCTCTTCCTGTTGACCTGGTCGCTGATTTGAGGGGAGTCGATTACCTTTGGATAGATATATGGCCAGAATTGGGTACCGAGCAAGCTTATCATGATGCAATACGCCTTCAATCTCAATTAAGGGCTAAGTGCGTTGATTATTGGGGGATAGAGCTTCACCTATGTCAGTCATTCGCGAGCAGTTGTGATGTTAAGCCAACTCAGTTAGGTAACCGTATGGCACGGCTAAAAAATCACTTTGCTAAGGTGGTTGAAACTCACCCAATGCCTATATCAGCAAAAACGTTAGACAAGCGTGCTTTTAATGTATATTTCGAAATATGCATACTGGTATCAATGAATCTACGCGATACGCTTGGCAGCAGAATGGGTTACTAA